The sequence AGTATCTGTCACTAAAAGAGAGCGCAGATATCGATGAGATCGGCTTTACGCATATAAAAATAAGCGAAGATAAATTTAAAAAAGATGAAATTTACTACGCAAGGATCGCGATACCTATCTTTCCAAAGAGAAATTTGAGCCTTTATCTAAGGGCGCAGGATGAGAGGCTAGCAAAGATAGAGAACATGCACGAAGAGGACGAGGCCGACTGGAACGCTTACGTGACGGCTAGAGAGCGTGTGATGATAAGAGAGCTTAGAGCGAATTCGTAAAGGAAAAATATGGAAATTTATTTTTTTTTAGGCTTTGGTATCGTTTTGGCGATAATAGTAGCTTTGATGTTGATAAAAGATAGTGAGACAAATAAAAAATTTGCGAGATTTGAGCGAGCGATAGAAAGCGTTATGCAAGAAAATTTCAATCTAAAAAAGCAAATTTCAATGCTTGAGGGCGAGGCGTTTAAAAATAGTGAACAATATGAGCCACTTAAAAAACAGATAAAAGAAAATATTGATTTGCAAATAAATGAAAAGATTGTACCAATAATTCGTGCAATTAAGAGTATTGAGCGAGTAATTGATGATTTTGCAACAGAGCAAAAAGATAGGATAGTTAGTCTTGAAGAGAGAACAAGAGATATTAATAAAATCGCACCAAGCGTTATCAATGAAGAAGAGCAAATTTTAAAAATGTTTAAAGACGGGAAAAGTGCAGCGATGATCGCAAAGGACCTTCATGTTGGAATGGGGCGAGTCGAATTTGTGCTTAAATTTCATAAATTAGCCTAAATTTACAGGCTAATTTTAAAAAGACTAATCTACTCTTAAACTACAAAAATCGGCTTAAATTTTTATTTTGATTTAAATCTTTTAACATATAATTGAAAAAATTATAAAAAGCTCTAACCAAGCTTAAGAAGGTGCTTTATGCTAATCGATAAATATGGTCGGGTTGTTGATTATTTAAGGATTTCTGTAACTCAGCGTTGCAACTTTAGGTGTAGGTATTGTATGCCTACAACGCCATTTAGCTGGACGCCAAGAGAGAATTTATTAACCTTT comes from Campylobacter concisus and encodes:
- a CDS encoding DUF6115 domain-containing protein, which gives rise to MEIYFFLGFGIVLAIIVALMLIKDSETNKKFARFERAIESVMQENFNLKKQISMLEGEAFKNSEQYEPLKKQIKENIDLQINEKIVPIIRAIKSIERVIDDFATEQKDRIVSLEERTRDINKIAPSVINEEEQILKMFKDGKSAAMIAKDLHVGMGRVEFVLKFHKLA